A window of the Scophthalmus maximus strain ysfricsl-2021 chromosome 8, ASM2237912v1, whole genome shotgun sequence genome harbors these coding sequences:
- the capn2b gene encoding calpain 2, (m/II) large subunit b isoform X2, which yields MSGVASTLAKQRAMAAGFGTNANATRYLNQDFAALRAQCRSAGKLFCDPSFPAAPSALGFNELGPASHKTRGVTWRRPTELVSSPEFIVGGATRTDICQGALGDCWLLAAIASLTLNEYVMARVVPSDQGFGDDYAGIFHFQFWQFGEWVDVVIDDRLPVKDGELMFVHSAEGREFWSALLEKAYAKVSGCYESLSGGSTTEGFEDFTGGIAENYDLQRPPSNMFQIIKKALEAGALLGCSIDITSAADSEAVTRQKLVKGHAYSLTGAVEVNYRGRQEKLVRMRNPWGQVEWTGAWSDGSSEWSSVQGECPHANAEDGEFWMSFNDFLRNYSRIEVCTLTPDTIGDDSVKHWSVSKFDGTWRRGSTAGGCRNHPYTFWTNPQFVIRLEEEDDDPDDGEVGCSFLVGLIQKNRRRLRKQGEDMHTVGFAIYEVPKQFHGQGQVHLDKNFFLSHAQTAKSETFINLREVSSRFKLPPGEYLIVPSTFEPHLNGDFCIRVFSEKQTETVPCDDPVEAELDDETVSDEEVDAGFRGLFAKLAGDDMEISAVELRTIMNKIVAKRTDIKTDGFSMETCRIMVNLMDDSGNGKLGLGEFATLWKKVQRYLSIYKNNDSDNSGTMSTPEMRVAFKDAGQVSFHRHRLSPCVCHHRHRHRLQPPQPFSHGVLCRSLRQTSPALISLVDSDSTWRNQFFKVKLF from the exons ATGTCCGGCGTCGCGTCCACCCTCGCCAAGCAGCGGGCCATGGCCGCCGGGTTCGGCACCAACGCCAACGCGACGCGGTACCTGAACCAGGACTTCGCCGCGCTGCGCGCGCAGTGTCGCTCCGCCGGGAAACTCTTCTGCGACCCGAGCTTCCCCGCCGCGCCCTCGGCGCTGGGCTTCAACGAGCTGGGCCCCGCCTCCCACAAGACCCGCGGCGTGACCTGGAGGAGGCCCACG GAACTGGTCTCCAGCCCTGAGTTCATCGTGGGCGGAGCCACCAGGACCGACATCTGCCAGGGAGCTCTGG GTGACTGCTGGCTGTTGGCGGCCATTGCCTCCCTGACCCTGAATGAATATGTGATGGCAAGGGTCGTTCCCTCCGACCAGGGCTTCGGTGACGACTACGCCGGCATCTTCCACTTCCAG TTCTGGCAGTTCGGGGAGTGGGTGGACGTGGTGATCGACGACCGTCTGCCCGTCAAAGACGGAGAGCTGATGTTCGTCCACTCGGCCGAGGGGAGGGAGTTCTGGAGCGCTCTGCTGGAGAAAGCCTACGCCAA GGTGAGCGGCTGCTACGAGTCGTTGTCTGGTGGTTCGACCACCGAGGGCTTCGAGGATTTCACGGGAGGCATCGCTGAGAACTACGACCTCCAACGACCTCCGTCCAACATGTTCCAGATCATCAAGAAGGCGTTGGAGGCCGGAGCGCTGCTGGGTTGCTCCATTGAC ATCACGAGCGCCGCAGACTCCGAGGCCGTCACTCGTCAGAAGCTGGTGAAAGGCCACGCCTACTCACTGACTGGTGCTGTGGAG GTGAACTACCGGGGTCGACAGGAGAAGCTTGTGAGGATGAGGAACCCCTGGGGTCAGGTGGAGTGGACCGGAGCCTGGAGCGACGG ATCATCAGAGTGGAGCTCTGTGCAGGGAGAATGTCCACACGCCAACGCAGAGGACGGGGAGTTCTG GATGTCCTTCAACGACTTCTTGCGTAACTACTCTCGTATCGAGGTGTGCACCCTGACCCCCGACACCATCGGTGACGACTCCGTCAAACACTGGAGCGTCAGCAAGTTCGACGGCACCTGGAGGAGAGGGTCCACGGCCGGAGGCTGCAGGAACCACCCCT ACACTTTCTGGACGAATCCACAGTTTGTGatcaggctggaggaggaggatgacgaccCGGATGATGGTGAAGTGGGCTGCAGCTTCCTGGTCGGTCTGATCCAGAAGAACCGCAGGAGGCTGCGGAAGCAAGGCGAGGACATGCACACCGTCGGGTTCGCCATCTACGAG gttCCGAAACAG TTCCACGGGCAGGGGCAGGTGCACCTGGATAAGAACTTCTTCCTGAGCCACGCTCAGACGGCCAAGTCAGAAACCTTCATCAACCTGCGCGAGGTCAGCTCTCGCTTCAAACTGCCGCCGGGCGAGTACCTGATCGTCCCATCCACCTTCGAGCCGCACCTCAACGGAGACTTCTGCATCCGGGTGTTCTCCGAGAAGCAGACGGAGACtgt ACCGTGTGACGATCCAGTCGAAGCTGAACTCGATGAC GAGACGGTGTCTGACGAGGAGGTGGACGCAGGATTCAGAGGCCTCTTTGCTAAACTCGCCGGAGAT GACATGGAGATCTCGGCCGTGGAGCTCAGGACCATCATGAACAAGATTGTCGCCAAAA GAACTGACATCAAGACTGACGGTTTCAGTATGGAAACCTGCAGGATCATGGTCAACCTCATGGAC GACAGTGGGAACGGGAAGCTTGGCCTCGGGGAGTTCGCTACCTTGTGGAAGAAGGTCCAGAGATACTTG TCCATCTACAAGAACAATGACTCGGACAACTCGGGGACGATGAGCACACCAGAGATGAGAGTTGCCTTCAAAGACGCAGGTCAGGTTTCatttcacagacacagactctcaCCGTGCGTCTgtcaccacagacacagacacagactccaGCCAcctca GCCATTCTCTCATGGGGTTCTGTGCAGAAGCCTCCGGCAGACTTCTCCAGCCCTGATCTCATTGGTCGACTCAGACTCCACTTGGCGGAATCagtttttcaaagtgaaattgTTCTAA
- the capn2b gene encoding calpain 2, (m/II) large subunit b isoform X1 yields the protein MSGVASTLAKQRAMAAGFGTNANATRYLNQDFAALRAQCRSAGKLFCDPSFPAAPSALGFNELGPASHKTRGVTWRRPTELVSSPEFIVGGATRTDICQGALGDCWLLAAIASLTLNEYVMARVVPSDQGFGDDYAGIFHFQFWQFGEWVDVVIDDRLPVKDGELMFVHSAEGREFWSALLEKAYAKVSGCYESLSGGSTTEGFEDFTGGIAENYDLQRPPSNMFQIIKKALEAGALLGCSIDITSAADSEAVTRQKLVKGHAYSLTGAVEVNYRGRQEKLVRMRNPWGQVEWTGAWSDGSSEWSSVQGECPHANAEDGEFWMSFNDFLRNYSRIEVCTLTPDTIGDDSVKHWSVSKFDGTWRRGSTAGGCRNHPYTFWTNPQFVIRLEEEDDDPDDGEVGCSFLVGLIQKNRRRLRKQGEDMHTVGFAIYEVPKQFHGQGQVHLDKNFFLSHAQTAKSETFINLREVSSRFKLPPGEYLIVPSTFEPHLNGDFCIRVFSEKQTETVPCDDPVEAELDDETVSDEEVDAGFRGLFAKLAGDDMEISAVELRTIMNKIVAKRTDIKTDGFSMETCRIMVNLMDDSGNGKLGLGEFATLWKKVQRYLSIYKNNDSDNSGTMSTPEMRVAFKDAGFTLNNSIYQLLVARYSDPDMTIDFDNFVACLMRLEMMFKIFRKLDAHNSGSIELDFNQWLNFAMI from the exons ATGTCCGGCGTCGCGTCCACCCTCGCCAAGCAGCGGGCCATGGCCGCCGGGTTCGGCACCAACGCCAACGCGACGCGGTACCTGAACCAGGACTTCGCCGCGCTGCGCGCGCAGTGTCGCTCCGCCGGGAAACTCTTCTGCGACCCGAGCTTCCCCGCCGCGCCCTCGGCGCTGGGCTTCAACGAGCTGGGCCCCGCCTCCCACAAGACCCGCGGCGTGACCTGGAGGAGGCCCACG GAACTGGTCTCCAGCCCTGAGTTCATCGTGGGCGGAGCCACCAGGACCGACATCTGCCAGGGAGCTCTGG GTGACTGCTGGCTGTTGGCGGCCATTGCCTCCCTGACCCTGAATGAATATGTGATGGCAAGGGTCGTTCCCTCCGACCAGGGCTTCGGTGACGACTACGCCGGCATCTTCCACTTCCAG TTCTGGCAGTTCGGGGAGTGGGTGGACGTGGTGATCGACGACCGTCTGCCCGTCAAAGACGGAGAGCTGATGTTCGTCCACTCGGCCGAGGGGAGGGAGTTCTGGAGCGCTCTGCTGGAGAAAGCCTACGCCAA GGTGAGCGGCTGCTACGAGTCGTTGTCTGGTGGTTCGACCACCGAGGGCTTCGAGGATTTCACGGGAGGCATCGCTGAGAACTACGACCTCCAACGACCTCCGTCCAACATGTTCCAGATCATCAAGAAGGCGTTGGAGGCCGGAGCGCTGCTGGGTTGCTCCATTGAC ATCACGAGCGCCGCAGACTCCGAGGCCGTCACTCGTCAGAAGCTGGTGAAAGGCCACGCCTACTCACTGACTGGTGCTGTGGAG GTGAACTACCGGGGTCGACAGGAGAAGCTTGTGAGGATGAGGAACCCCTGGGGTCAGGTGGAGTGGACCGGAGCCTGGAGCGACGG ATCATCAGAGTGGAGCTCTGTGCAGGGAGAATGTCCACACGCCAACGCAGAGGACGGGGAGTTCTG GATGTCCTTCAACGACTTCTTGCGTAACTACTCTCGTATCGAGGTGTGCACCCTGACCCCCGACACCATCGGTGACGACTCCGTCAAACACTGGAGCGTCAGCAAGTTCGACGGCACCTGGAGGAGAGGGTCCACGGCCGGAGGCTGCAGGAACCACCCCT ACACTTTCTGGACGAATCCACAGTTTGTGatcaggctggaggaggaggatgacgaccCGGATGATGGTGAAGTGGGCTGCAGCTTCCTGGTCGGTCTGATCCAGAAGAACCGCAGGAGGCTGCGGAAGCAAGGCGAGGACATGCACACCGTCGGGTTCGCCATCTACGAG gttCCGAAACAG TTCCACGGGCAGGGGCAGGTGCACCTGGATAAGAACTTCTTCCTGAGCCACGCTCAGACGGCCAAGTCAGAAACCTTCATCAACCTGCGCGAGGTCAGCTCTCGCTTCAAACTGCCGCCGGGCGAGTACCTGATCGTCCCATCCACCTTCGAGCCGCACCTCAACGGAGACTTCTGCATCCGGGTGTTCTCCGAGAAGCAGACGGAGACtgt ACCGTGTGACGATCCAGTCGAAGCTGAACTCGATGAC GAGACGGTGTCTGACGAGGAGGTGGACGCAGGATTCAGAGGCCTCTTTGCTAAACTCGCCGGAGAT GACATGGAGATCTCGGCCGTGGAGCTCAGGACCATCATGAACAAGATTGTCGCCAAAA GAACTGACATCAAGACTGACGGTTTCAGTATGGAAACCTGCAGGATCATGGTCAACCTCATGGAC GACAGTGGGAACGGGAAGCTTGGCCTCGGGGAGTTCGCTACCTTGTGGAAGAAGGTCCAGAGATACTTG TCCATCTACAAGAACAATGACTCGGACAACTCGGGGACGATGAGCACACCAGAGATGAGAGTTGCCTTCAAAGACGCAG gcttcACTCTCAATAACTCCATCTACCAGCTGCTGGTGGCTCGGTACTCCGACCCCGACATGACCATCGACTTCGACAACTTCGTGGCCTGTCTGATGAGGCTGGAGATGATGTTCA AAATCTTCAGGAAGCTCGATGCCCACAACAGCGGCTCCATCGAGCTCGACTTCAACCAG TGGTTGAACTTCGCCATGATCTGA
- the capn2b gene encoding calpain 2, (m/II) large subunit b isoform X3 yields the protein MSGVASTLAKQRAMAAGFGTNANATRYLNQDFAALRAQCRSAGKLFCDPSFPAAPSALGFNELGPASHKTRGVTWRRPTELVSSPEFIVGGATRTDICQGALGDCWLLAAIASLTLNEYVMARVVPSDQGFGDDYAGIFHFQFWQFGEWVDVVIDDRLPVKDGELMFVHSAEGREFWSALLEKAYAKVSGCYESLSGGSTTEGFEDFTGGIAENYDLQRPPSNMFQIIKKALEAGALLGCSIDITSAADSEAVTRQKLVKGHAYSLTGAVEVNYRGRQEKLVRMRNPWGQVEWTGAWSDGSSEWSSVQGECPHANAEDGEFWMSFNDFLRNYSRIEVCTLTPDTIGDDSVKHWSVSKFDGTWRRGSTAGGCRNHPYTFWTNPQFVIRLEEEDDDPDDGEVGCSFLVGLIQKNRRRLRKQGEDMHTVGFAIYEVPKQFHGQGQVHLDKNFFLSHAQTAKSETFINLREVSSRFKLPPGEYLIVPSTFEPHLNGDFCIRVFSEKQTETVPCDDPVEAELDDETVSDEEVDAGFRGLFAKLAGDDMEISAVELRTIMNKIVAKRTDIKTDGFSMETCRIMVNLMDDSGNGKLGLGEFATLWKKVQRYLSIYKNNDSDNSGTMSTPEMRVAFKDAVN from the exons ATGTCCGGCGTCGCGTCCACCCTCGCCAAGCAGCGGGCCATGGCCGCCGGGTTCGGCACCAACGCCAACGCGACGCGGTACCTGAACCAGGACTTCGCCGCGCTGCGCGCGCAGTGTCGCTCCGCCGGGAAACTCTTCTGCGACCCGAGCTTCCCCGCCGCGCCCTCGGCGCTGGGCTTCAACGAGCTGGGCCCCGCCTCCCACAAGACCCGCGGCGTGACCTGGAGGAGGCCCACG GAACTGGTCTCCAGCCCTGAGTTCATCGTGGGCGGAGCCACCAGGACCGACATCTGCCAGGGAGCTCTGG GTGACTGCTGGCTGTTGGCGGCCATTGCCTCCCTGACCCTGAATGAATATGTGATGGCAAGGGTCGTTCCCTCCGACCAGGGCTTCGGTGACGACTACGCCGGCATCTTCCACTTCCAG TTCTGGCAGTTCGGGGAGTGGGTGGACGTGGTGATCGACGACCGTCTGCCCGTCAAAGACGGAGAGCTGATGTTCGTCCACTCGGCCGAGGGGAGGGAGTTCTGGAGCGCTCTGCTGGAGAAAGCCTACGCCAA GGTGAGCGGCTGCTACGAGTCGTTGTCTGGTGGTTCGACCACCGAGGGCTTCGAGGATTTCACGGGAGGCATCGCTGAGAACTACGACCTCCAACGACCTCCGTCCAACATGTTCCAGATCATCAAGAAGGCGTTGGAGGCCGGAGCGCTGCTGGGTTGCTCCATTGAC ATCACGAGCGCCGCAGACTCCGAGGCCGTCACTCGTCAGAAGCTGGTGAAAGGCCACGCCTACTCACTGACTGGTGCTGTGGAG GTGAACTACCGGGGTCGACAGGAGAAGCTTGTGAGGATGAGGAACCCCTGGGGTCAGGTGGAGTGGACCGGAGCCTGGAGCGACGG ATCATCAGAGTGGAGCTCTGTGCAGGGAGAATGTCCACACGCCAACGCAGAGGACGGGGAGTTCTG GATGTCCTTCAACGACTTCTTGCGTAACTACTCTCGTATCGAGGTGTGCACCCTGACCCCCGACACCATCGGTGACGACTCCGTCAAACACTGGAGCGTCAGCAAGTTCGACGGCACCTGGAGGAGAGGGTCCACGGCCGGAGGCTGCAGGAACCACCCCT ACACTTTCTGGACGAATCCACAGTTTGTGatcaggctggaggaggaggatgacgaccCGGATGATGGTGAAGTGGGCTGCAGCTTCCTGGTCGGTCTGATCCAGAAGAACCGCAGGAGGCTGCGGAAGCAAGGCGAGGACATGCACACCGTCGGGTTCGCCATCTACGAG gttCCGAAACAG TTCCACGGGCAGGGGCAGGTGCACCTGGATAAGAACTTCTTCCTGAGCCACGCTCAGACGGCCAAGTCAGAAACCTTCATCAACCTGCGCGAGGTCAGCTCTCGCTTCAAACTGCCGCCGGGCGAGTACCTGATCGTCCCATCCACCTTCGAGCCGCACCTCAACGGAGACTTCTGCATCCGGGTGTTCTCCGAGAAGCAGACGGAGACtgt ACCGTGTGACGATCCAGTCGAAGCTGAACTCGATGAC GAGACGGTGTCTGACGAGGAGGTGGACGCAGGATTCAGAGGCCTCTTTGCTAAACTCGCCGGAGAT GACATGGAGATCTCGGCCGTGGAGCTCAGGACCATCATGAACAAGATTGTCGCCAAAA GAACTGACATCAAGACTGACGGTTTCAGTATGGAAACCTGCAGGATCATGGTCAACCTCATGGAC GACAGTGGGAACGGGAAGCTTGGCCTCGGGGAGTTCGCTACCTTGTGGAAGAAGGTCCAGAGATACTTG TCCATCTACAAGAACAATGACTCGGACAACTCGGGGACGATGAGCACACCAGAGATGAGAGTTGCCTTCAAAGACGCAG TTAACTGA